The following coding sequences lie in one Mycobacterium sp. 050128 genomic window:
- a CDS encoding cytochrome P450, translating into MTDAQGFVDQSVTGLAEPQPMYKVLRESNPVFRSEQAVVLSRLADIEMALKHTELFSSNMDAVNLGNIRPLIPLQVDPPEHAKYRRVLDPLFTPREMARREPRVTELMNEMIDRFAGRGECDFHAEFAVPLPCTVFLQLLGLPLADLDKFLEWKDGVIRPEGDSGFDRRHESSAPVAQQIYEYFDRAIDDHIAVPRDDVLSAMIAANLSAEGRPLSREELLDICFLFLIAGLDTVTDSLDCFFVYLARHPQHRHQLVEQPDVLPHAVEELLRWETPVPGVARVAMQDVEVGGCPISKGERVSPLLGAANTDPAEFPDPELVDFNRNPNRHRAFGGGPHRCLGSHLARMELRVALREFHRRIPDYEIKPGTQLTYTAALRSVESLPLVFEVS; encoded by the coding sequence ATGACAGATGCCCAAGGGTTCGTCGACCAGTCGGTCACGGGTCTCGCGGAGCCGCAGCCCATGTACAAGGTGTTGCGCGAATCGAACCCGGTATTCCGATCGGAACAGGCGGTGGTGCTCAGCCGCCTCGCCGATATCGAGATGGCACTCAAGCACACTGAGCTGTTTTCGTCGAACATGGACGCGGTCAACCTCGGCAACATTCGACCGCTGATTCCGTTGCAAGTCGATCCTCCCGAGCACGCGAAGTACCGCCGTGTCCTCGACCCGCTGTTCACTCCGCGGGAGATGGCCCGACGTGAACCACGCGTCACGGAGCTGATGAACGAGATGATCGACCGCTTCGCCGGGCGGGGCGAATGCGACTTCCACGCCGAATTCGCCGTGCCGCTGCCCTGCACCGTCTTCCTACAACTTCTCGGCCTGCCATTGGCAGACCTCGACAAATTCCTGGAATGGAAGGACGGCGTGATCCGCCCTGAGGGCGACTCCGGGTTCGACCGCCGCCACGAGAGTTCCGCGCCCGTGGCACAACAGATCTACGAGTACTTCGACCGTGCCATCGACGACCACATCGCCGTCCCGCGCGACGACGTGCTGTCCGCGATGATCGCGGCGAACCTGAGCGCGGAGGGCCGCCCGCTCTCGCGCGAGGAGTTGCTCGACATCTGTTTCCTGTTCCTGATCGCGGGCCTGGACACGGTCACCGACTCGCTCGACTGTTTCTTCGTGTATCTGGCGCGTCATCCCCAGCACCGTCATCAGCTCGTCGAGCAGCCCGATGTGCTGCCGCACGCGGTCGAAGAGCTGTTGCGTTGGGAGACACCGGTTCCCGGTGTTGCCCGCGTTGCCATGCAAGACGTCGAGGTGGGCGGATGCCCGATCAGCAAGGGTGAGCGGGTCAGCCCGCTGCTCGGCGCCGCCAACACCGACCCCGCCGAGTTCCCCGACCCCGAGTTGGTGGACTTCAACCGCAACCCGAACCGGCACCGCGCGTTCGGCGGTGGACCGCACCGCTGCCTCGGATCTCACCTGGCCCGGATGGAGCTGCGGGTGGCGTTGCGCGAGTTCCATCGGCGCATACCGGATTACGAGATCAAACCCGGCACTCAGCTGACTTACACGGCCGCACTGAGATCGGTGGAGTCGCTGCCGCTGGTCTTCGAAGTGTCATGA